The following proteins are encoded in a genomic region of Trichocoleus sp.:
- a CDS encoding MBL fold metallo-hydrolase, with the protein MQIHHLNCGCMCPVGGALFDGFSRSLTSHLVCHCLLIETDRGLVLVDTGFGLRDIQSPYDRLSPFFVHFNNIQFDRKYTAIEQIQRLGFSPRDVRHIVLTHLDFDHAGGLEDFPEAIVHVMQTEMATARDRHGFIGRRRYRPNQWDEVKHWKHYTAGGEPWFGFEAVRDLEGLPPEILLIPLAGHTHGHAGVAIQTSEGWLLHAGDAYFYRHEMDAKHRCTPGLIAYQWMMEVDRQARLFNQDRLRKLSLDRNNGVRLFCSHDAIELKAFVEQSSNSLSQQLQR; encoded by the coding sequence ATGCAAATTCATCATCTCAATTGCGGCTGTATGTGTCCGGTAGGCGGAGCGCTATTTGATGGTTTCAGCCGTAGTCTGACATCTCATCTTGTCTGCCATTGCTTATTGATCGAGACAGATCGAGGACTGGTTCTGGTCGATACTGGCTTTGGACTGCGCGATATTCAGTCACCTTACGATCGGCTCAGTCCGTTCTTTGTTCACTTCAATAATATCCAGTTTGACCGAAAGTATACAGCAATCGAGCAGATTCAACGCCTGGGATTTTCTCCGCGTGATGTGCGTCATATTGTGCTCACTCATCTCGATTTTGATCATGCTGGTGGACTAGAAGATTTTCCAGAAGCGATCGTCCATGTGATGCAAACTGAGATGGCAACGGCTCGCGATCGGCATGGCTTCATTGGGCGGCGGCGGTATCGTCCGAATCAATGGGACGAGGTAAAGCACTGGAAGCACTATACAGCAGGCGGCGAACCCTGGTTTGGATTTGAAGCAGTTCGTGACCTGGAAGGATTGCCGCCAGAAATTCTTCTTATTCCGCTGGCAGGTCATACGCATGGTCATGCAGGGGTTGCCATCCAGACCTCAGAGGGTTGGCTGCTGCACGCAGGCGATGCTTATTTCTATCGGCATGAGATGGATGCCAAACATCGCTGTACGCCAGGTTTAATTGCTTACCAGTGGATGATGGAAGTAGATCGTCAAGCGCGACTGTTTAATCAGGATCGGCTCCGCAAGTTATCGCTCGATCGAAATAATGGAGTGCGCCTTTTCTGTAGTCATGATGCGATCGAGTTGAAAGCGTTTGTAGAACAATCTAGCAATTCCCTGAGCCAACAATTACAGCGTTAA
- a CDS encoding SGNH/GDSL hydrolase family protein, translating to MNRVNNTTAIAQPGYDLFVFGDSLSDIGQFFQKTRFPPSPAFNGRLSNGPLAAETVAQDLGLNISLKTDFAQIGSYSGRKNVRDLGPIKLGGVLDQIDQFKNNAASLGADAKDLYLIWAGGNDFLALSPTSTPADAQAIISDAVNNIATAVTTLAQSGAKNIVVAEQPNLGRVPFFNRAGAELAATVTGLVTTFNSALETTLNTLKGSLPGTNIILSNLFPVTEQVAQNPAAFGFANITSPYYRNVGDVAFVPVDPAADINQYFFWNDFHPTTNGHRIFANEFEKSIIAGITENITRLGTETADALVSFSGNDRLNGLGGADLLEGNPGNDRLLGGKGNDSLTGGAGNDLLVGDAGRDTLIGTAATGTLPGSGEIDTFRGGANADLFVLGDQQNAFYDDGKNAAGRKDYALIADFAKADKIQLHGKRKDYVFEQTSGSLPRGLGIYLDTTSGKTELIGIVQNANNVNAIKPALAFV from the coding sequence ATGAACAGAGTGAATAACACTACCGCGATCGCTCAGCCCGGATATGATTTATTTGTGTTTGGCGACAGCCTTTCCGATATCGGGCAATTCTTTCAGAAAACGAGGTTCCCTCCCAGTCCTGCTTTCAACGGACGCCTCTCAAATGGACCACTGGCAGCAGAAACGGTTGCACAAGACCTGGGGCTAAACATCTCCCTAAAAACAGACTTCGCGCAAATCGGTTCTTATTCAGGGCGAAAGAATGTTCGTGATCTGGGTCCAATTAAGCTGGGTGGTGTCCTTGACCAAATCGATCAATTTAAGAACAATGCAGCCAGTCTAGGAGCTGACGCGAAAGACTTATATTTGATTTGGGCGGGTGGTAATGACTTCTTAGCTCTCTCTCCCACTTCCACCCCCGCAGACGCTCAAGCAATTATTTCAGATGCCGTAAACAATATTGCAACCGCAGTTACAACCCTGGCACAGTCCGGTGCAAAAAACATTGTTGTAGCTGAACAACCAAACCTGGGTCGTGTTCCCTTTTTCAATCGAGCAGGCGCTGAGCTGGCGGCAACGGTAACAGGATTAGTGACTACATTTAATTCAGCCTTAGAAACGACGCTGAATACGCTGAAAGGATCGTTGCCAGGAACCAATATTATCCTGAGCAATTTGTTTCCAGTGACTGAACAAGTGGCACAAAATCCTGCTGCTTTTGGTTTTGCAAATATCACTTCTCCCTATTACAGAAATGTCGGCGATGTTGCGTTTGTTCCTGTTGATCCGGCTGCTGATATCAACCAATACTTCTTCTGGAACGACTTTCATCCAACCACAAACGGACATCGCATCTTTGCAAACGAGTTTGAAAAAAGCATTATTGCTGGTATCACTGAGAATATCACTCGGCTTGGTACAGAGACAGCAGATGCGCTTGTCAGCTTTAGCGGCAACGATCGCCTCAACGGCCTGGGTGGTGCAGATCTCCTGGAGGGAAATCCGGGGAACGATCGCCTCTTAGGTGGCAAAGGCAATGATTCGCTGACAGGAGGTGCAGGGAACGATTTGCTAGTCGGAGATGCAGGACGAGATACCTTAATTGGAACTGCTGCTACTGGAACATTGCCCGGTTCAGGTGAAATTGATACGTTTCGGGGCGGCGCTAATGCAGATCTATTTGTATTGGGCGATCAGCAAAACGCCTTTTATGATGACGGCAAAAATGCCGCTGGGCGTAAAGACTATGCCTTGATTGCAGATTTCGCCAAAGCTGATAAAATTCAACTTCACGGCAAGCGGAAAGACTACGTTTTTGAACAGACATCAGGCAGCCTGCCACGCGGGTTAGGCATTTATCTGGATACGACATCCGGTAAAACTGAACTCATTGGCATTGTCCAAAATGCCAACAATGTGAATGCAATTAAACCTGCTTTGGCTTTTGTTTAA
- a CDS encoding FAD-binding domain-containing protein has translation MADLILFWHRRDIRTVDNVGLAAARERSPKVVGVFCLDPLILDRDDVAPARVTYLIESLRELQASYAQVGSQLLILQGNPIEKIPALAKALSAKALFLNRDVEPYGRERDRTVAAAVRETGIEVQGFWDQLMHAPKQVLTGSKQPYTVFSPFWRNWKSQLKTAPVKDLAQAEGLTESEQQIAAKVGTIALPTAKDLGFVWDVEVLPLAPGTQAAQARLEEFCQQNIREYGEQRNFPSVRGTSQLSAALKFGTIGVRTVWAATEKLDADSRSDETRENIQSWQQELAWREFYQHAMYCFPELADGAYRDSFKNFPWENNEERFQAWCEGRTGYPIVDAAIRQMNTIGWMHNRCRMIVASFLVKDLIVNPKLGEKYFMQKLVDGDLSANNGGWQWTASSGMDPKPLRIFNPASQAQKFDSDGEYIREWLPELRSIDTADLINGKISKYERDRAGYPEPIVDHKVQQNYFKSIYQQQKETVALS, from the coding sequence ATGGCTGACTTGATTTTGTTCTGGCATCGACGCGACATCCGAACGGTCGATAATGTAGGGCTTGCTGCGGCTAGAGAGCGTAGCCCAAAAGTAGTTGGCGTCTTTTGTCTCGATCCCTTAATTCTCGATCGCGATGATGTTGCCCCTGCCAGAGTCACTTATTTGATCGAAAGTTTGCGGGAACTGCAAGCCAGCTATGCTCAGGTGGGAAGCCAGCTTTTAATTTTGCAGGGCAACCCGATCGAAAAAATTCCTGCCTTAGCAAAAGCCCTGAGCGCGAAAGCTTTGTTCCTGAATCGAGATGTTGAGCCTTATGGGAGGGAGCGCGATCGAACCGTTGCTGCCGCAGTCCGGGAAACCGGAATTGAAGTGCAGGGATTTTGGGATCAGCTCATGCACGCTCCAAAGCAGGTTCTTACAGGTTCTAAACAGCCATACACGGTCTTCAGTCCCTTCTGGCGGAACTGGAAGAGTCAGCTCAAAACCGCACCTGTTAAAGATCTCGCGCAAGCTGAAGGTTTAACAGAATCCGAACAGCAGATCGCCGCAAAAGTTGGGACGATCGCCCTGCCCACTGCTAAAGATCTGGGCTTTGTTTGGGATGTTGAAGTTTTACCATTAGCTCCGGGGACGCAGGCGGCTCAGGCGAGACTGGAAGAATTCTGTCAGCAAAACATTCGCGAGTACGGCGAACAGCGTAATTTTCCCTCTGTCCGAGGCACCTCTCAACTCAGTGCTGCCCTCAAGTTTGGGACGATCGGCGTTCGCACGGTTTGGGCAGCAACAGAAAAACTGGATGCGGACAGCCGCAGTGATGAAACCCGCGAAAATATTCAAAGCTGGCAGCAAGAACTCGCATGGCGCGAATTTTATCAGCACGCAATGTATTGTTTCCCAGAACTGGCAGATGGGGCATACCGCGATTCGTTCAAAAACTTCCCCTGGGAAAACAACGAGGAGCGATTTCAGGCATGGTGTGAAGGTCGTACAGGCTATCCGATTGTTGATGCAGCCATTCGCCAGATGAATACGATCGGCTGGATGCACAACCGTTGCCGCATGATTGTGGCTAGTTTCTTAGTCAAGGATTTGATTGTAAATCCCAAACTAGGCGAAAAGTATTTTATGCAAAAACTGGTGGACGGGGATCTTTCTGCTAACAATGGTGGCTGGCAATGGACAGCTTCCAGCGGCATGGATCCAAAACCTCTGCGCATTTTTAATCCGGCAAGCCAGGCACAAAAGTTTGATTCAGACGGTGAATATATTCGTGAATGGCTCCCCGAACTTCGCAGCATCGATACCGCAGATCTGATAAACGGCAAGATTTCCAAGTATGAGCGCGATCGAGCAGGTTATCCAGAACCGATCGTGGATCACAAGGTTCAGCAAAACTACTTCAAATCCATTTACCAGCAGCAAAAAGAAACCGTTGCCCTCAGCTAA
- a CDS encoding alpha/beta fold hydrolase gives MSRHPITPVLGGAVREYQWTWKDKPVSIAYEILGEGKPILLLPAFSSVSTRSEMREVAQLLAEHYQVTVLDWAGFGQSSRTAFDYNPALYKAFLRSFVRSTFHEPVVVIAAGHSAGYVMELTQQQPSPWSWVVLVAPTWRGPFPTAFGEHRWFYQFIKTLVRLPLVGQFLYLLNTLPPFLRLMYRRHVFGNGKNVTRKLIGEKWRSTQQWGARHASAAFVTGGIDLVRTQGQFIDYFQPLPRVPVLMVIGEQTPRKSRAEMEVLAHFTAVQVYRMAGSLGLHEEYPQDLVEGILPFLQKYLS, from the coding sequence GTGTCACGACATCCCATCACGCCCGTTCTGGGCGGCGCAGTTCGAGAATATCAGTGGACTTGGAAAGACAAGCCCGTCAGTATTGCCTACGAAATTTTAGGGGAGGGTAAACCAATCCTGCTTTTGCCTGCCTTTAGCAGCGTGTCTACTCGATCGGAAATGCGAGAAGTGGCTCAGTTATTGGCAGAACACTACCAGGTGACGGTGCTGGATTGGGCAGGGTTTGGACAATCTTCGCGGACTGCATTCGACTATAACCCCGCACTCTATAAAGCCTTTTTGCGAAGCTTCGTTCGATCGACGTTTCATGAACCTGTCGTTGTGATTGCTGCTGGGCATAGTGCCGGATATGTCATGGAACTGACGCAGCAACAGCCTTCTCCCTGGTCTTGGGTCGTTTTGGTTGCTCCAACATGGCGTGGTCCTTTCCCAACTGCCTTTGGCGAACATCGCTGGTTCTACCAATTCATCAAAACCCTGGTACGTCTGCCGCTCGTTGGGCAATTCCTCTACCTGCTCAATACCCTGCCGCCCTTCCTCAGGCTGATGTATCGTCGTCACGTCTTTGGCAATGGCAAGAACGTTACCCGGAAGCTGATCGGTGAAAAATGGCGATCGACGCAGCAATGGGGCGCCAGACACGCATCCGCCGCTTTTGTGACAGGAGGAATTGATCTCGTCCGCACTCAAGGTCAGTTCATTGACTATTTCCAGCCCCTTCCCCGCGTTCCCGTCCTCATGGTAATCGGCGAACAAACGCCTCGTAAATCTCGCGCCGAAATGGAAGTCCTGGCACACTTTACCGCCGTTCAGGTCTACCGCATGGCAGGTTCACTCGGTTTACACGAAGAATATCCCCAGGATCTCGTTGAAGGCATCCTGCCCTTCCTCCAAAAATATCTTTCTTAG
- a CDS encoding AI-2E family transporter translates to MPTSELVRRYLLYGLSGPIIILNLWVLAQVFQYFEGLITLIVLSAVLALILNYLVQAFQKLGFTRTQAVFLVLFLFMLLLVVLASTLIPVLIDQATQLLQRLPALFQASDRNITWLESYINRNNLPFNLNQITEQLVTQIQGTLGKLPEFAVNTLGQIFTSMFWIVLAFYMLLYGDRFWHGLIRLLPQKLGDALSQSLQQQFHQFFLSQVLLALVMVLFLIPTFLILQIKFSLLFTLIIGLFEVVPLFGPTIGLAVICLLVWGLQGFFPAMQILVASIIFQQITDNIIAPRLRGDFTGLNPIWIVISLLLGGRVAGFVGVVLAMPIAATIKSTIEAMQTPEEVGEVTGSPSSEVSHQKQTDAL, encoded by the coding sequence ATGCCAACTTCAGAACTCGTCCGTCGCTACTTACTCTACGGATTAAGTGGACCAATTATTATCCTCAATCTGTGGGTTCTGGCGCAGGTTTTTCAGTACTTTGAGGGGCTGATCACGCTGATCGTCCTGAGTGCAGTCCTGGCATTAATTTTGAATTACCTGGTGCAGGCGTTCCAGAAGCTAGGCTTTACCCGAACTCAAGCCGTATTTCTGGTGCTGTTCCTGTTCATGCTGCTGCTGGTTGTGCTGGCATCGACGCTGATCCCTGTATTGATCGATCAGGCAACCCAGCTTTTGCAGAGGCTTCCAGCCCTGTTTCAGGCAAGCGATCGCAACATTACCTGGCTGGAATCTTACATTAACCGCAACAACCTGCCCTTTAACCTGAACCAGATCACCGAACAATTGGTGACTCAAATTCAAGGGACATTGGGCAAACTGCCTGAATTTGCCGTGAATACGCTGGGGCAAATTTTCACCTCAATGTTCTGGATTGTGCTGGCATTTTATATGCTGCTGTATGGCGATCGGTTCTGGCATGGGTTGATCCGGCTACTGCCCCAGAAATTAGGCGATGCGCTGAGTCAGTCTTTACAGCAGCAGTTCCATCAATTCTTTTTGAGTCAGGTCTTGCTGGCGCTGGTGATGGTGCTGTTTTTGATTCCCACCTTCTTGATCCTGCAAATCAAGTTCAGCCTGCTCTTTACACTAATTATCGGCTTGTTTGAAGTTGTGCCCTTATTCGGGCCCACGATCGGGCTTGCCGTTATTTGTCTTCTGGTTTGGGGGCTTCAGGGATTCTTTCCCGCTATGCAGATTCTTGTCGCCAGCATCATCTTTCAGCAAATCACCGACAACATTATTGCCCCAAGGCTGCGAGGAGACTTCACCGGGCTTAACCCCATCTGGATCGTCATTTCCCTCCTGCTAGGCGGCAGAGTTGCTGGATTTGTCGGCGTTGTTTTAGCCATGCCGATCGCCGCCACAATTAAAAGCACGATCGAAGCAATGCAGACGCCAGAGGAAGTTGGCGAGGTGACAGGTAGTCCGTCGTCAGAAGTAAGTCATCAGAAGCAAACTGATGCACTGTAA
- the aroB gene encoding 3-dehydroquinate synthase, whose amino-acid sequence MKSVITVELSQQAYEIPIAPGGLDQLGQWMQPLNLGQKVLLVSNPMIFKHYGQRAIDSLTAAGYEVIQCTLPPGERYKTLSSIQKVYDIALENRLERSSTIVALGGGVVGDMSGFAAATWLRGIHFVQVPTSLLAMVDASIGGKTGVNHPQGKNLIGAFYQPRLVLIDPQVLQTLPAREFRAGMAEVIKYGVICDADLFAQLEAAKRLDQQRYLSEELLQTILEKSCQAKADVVSKDEKEAGLRAILNYGHTIGHAVESLTGYRVVNHGEAVGIGMIAAGEIAVALGMWDQASADRQRVLIEKTGLPTQLPAGIDLDAILASLQTDKKVKAGRVRFVLPQQIGTVTITDQVPSEVIQQVLEGMRAD is encoded by the coding sequence ATGAAATCGGTTATTACAGTTGAATTATCCCAGCAGGCTTACGAGATTCCGATCGCACCCGGTGGACTGGATCAATTAGGGCAGTGGATGCAGCCGCTCAACCTTGGGCAAAAGGTGCTGCTCGTGTCAAACCCAATGATCTTTAAGCATTATGGGCAACGGGCGATCGATTCTTTGACCGCAGCCGGATATGAGGTGATTCAGTGCACCCTGCCACCCGGAGAACGTTATAAGACGCTGAGTTCGATTCAAAAAGTTTATGACATTGCGCTAGAAAATCGATTGGAACGGTCTTCCACGATCGTTGCTCTGGGCGGTGGCGTCGTCGGTGACATGTCTGGTTTTGCGGCAGCAACCTGGCTACGCGGCATTCATTTTGTGCAAGTGCCGACTTCGCTGCTGGCAATGGTCGATGCCTCGATTGGCGGCAAAACCGGGGTCAACCATCCACAGGGCAAAAATTTGATTGGTGCGTTTTATCAGCCGCGCCTGGTTTTGATTGATCCACAAGTGCTGCAAACGCTTCCGGCAAGAGAGTTCCGGGCAGGGATGGCAGAAGTGATCAAATATGGCGTGATTTGTGATGCGGACTTGTTTGCACAATTAGAAGCGGCGAAACGACTCGATCAGCAACGCTATCTCAGTGAGGAACTGCTGCAAACGATTCTGGAAAAATCTTGCCAGGCAAAGGCTGATGTAGTGAGTAAGGATGAGAAAGAAGCCGGACTGCGGGCAATTCTCAACTATGGTCATACGATCGGTCATGCGGTGGAAAGTTTGACAGGCTATCGGGTTGTGAATCATGGGGAAGCAGTCGGCATTGGCATGATTGCTGCCGGAGAAATTGCTGTTGCATTGGGAATGTGGGATCAAGCGTCTGCCGATCGTCAGCGCGTTTTGATCGAAAAGACCGGGCTGCCGACCCAATTACCTGCTGGAATTGATCTGGATGCCATTCTCGCTTCACTGCAAACCGACAAGAAAGTAAAAGCGGGTCGTGTGCGGTTTGTGCTGCCGCAGCAGATTGGTACAGTAACGATAACGGATCAAGTTCCCTCGGAAGTCATCCAACAGGTGCTAGAAGGAATGCGAGCCGATTAG
- a CDS encoding cytochrome b6-f complex subunit PetL, which translates to MAGAITLLLMVGGAAAVALTLYFGLRAVKLI; encoded by the coding sequence ATGGCTGGAGCAATCACCCTTTTGCTCATGGTTGGCGGAGCGGCAGCAGTCGCACTCACCCTCTATTTCGGGCTACGGGCAGTCAAATTGATCTAG
- a CDS encoding ABC transporter permease, whose protein sequence is MTSSTSSPPLRSLLQGFIRFLTSETFIYIVKRLLQALLTLLLASALSFFIVQLAPGDYLDVLRQNPQVSEETIQQLQQQFGLDKPIVQQYFLWLKQIITKGDFGVSFAYAQRSVTSLLWERIPATLMLSIASLLITWAIAIPLGIVGAVRQNQWLDRVLRVVSYIGQGFPPLITGLILLFFAQITSPLFPVGGMTSIDHADLTPIGKILDIGWHMILPTLALSVTSFAGLQRIMRGELLDVLRQDYIQTARAKGLPEDRVIYVHALRNAVNPLITLLGFEFAGLLGGAFITETYFNWPGLGRLTLQAVQAQDVYLVMASLMMAAVLLIVGNLLADLLLKAVDPRIKLSDLN, encoded by the coding sequence ATGACTTCCTCTACCTCCTCCCCCCCGCTTCGCTCGCTCCTGCAAGGATTCATCCGCTTCCTGACCAGCGAGACCTTTATCTACATCGTGAAGCGATTGCTTCAGGCATTGCTGACGCTGTTGTTGGCTTCTGCTTTGAGTTTTTTCATTGTGCAACTGGCTCCGGGTGATTATCTGGATGTATTGCGGCAGAATCCGCAGGTGTCGGAGGAAACAATTCAGCAGCTTCAGCAGCAGTTTGGGCTGGATAAACCGATCGTTCAGCAATATTTTCTTTGGTTGAAGCAGATCATCACAAAAGGAGATTTTGGCGTTAGTTTTGCTTATGCTCAACGCTCCGTCACTTCCCTTCTCTGGGAACGCATTCCGGCAACGCTGATGCTGTCGATCGCTTCGCTGCTGATTACCTGGGCAATTGCGATTCCGTTGGGCATTGTGGGTGCAGTGCGACAGAACCAGTGGCTCGATCGAGTGTTGCGGGTGGTGAGCTATATTGGGCAGGGGTTTCCGCCGCTGATCACGGGCTTAATTCTGCTCTTTTTCGCCCAAATTACTTCGCCTCTGTTTCCGGTTGGGGGAATGACGAGCATTGATCACGCAGACCTAACGCCGATCGGCAAAATTCTTGATATCGGCTGGCACATGATCCTGCCAACTTTGGCACTGAGCGTGACGAGCTTTGCCGGACTCCAGCGAATTATGCGGGGTGAACTGCTGGATGTTCTGCGGCAAGACTACATTCAGACGGCAAGAGCGAAAGGATTGCCCGAAGATCGCGTTATCTATGTTCATGCGTTGCGGAATGCCGTCAATCCTCTGATTACGCTATTAGGCTTTGAGTTTGCTGGGCTGCTAGGCGGCGCATTTATTACTGAAACCTATTTCAACTGGCCAGGGCTAGGTCGCTTGACGCTTCAGGCAGTGCAGGCTCAAGATGTCTACCTGGTGATGGCAAGTTTGATGATGGCAGCCGTCTTGCTGATCGTCGGCAATCTGCTCGCTGATTTACTCCTGAAAGCGGTTGACCCTCGCATCAAGCTCTCTGATTTGAATTGA
- the acpP gene encoding acyl carrier protein, which yields MSEQEIFEKVKKIVADQLSVDPEQVTSEASFANDLGADSLDTVELVMALEEEFDIEIPDEAAESIATVGSAVKYIQDKAAA from the coding sequence ATGAGCGAGCAAGAAATTTTTGAAAAGGTAAAGAAAATCGTGGCAGATCAACTGAGTGTTGATCCAGAGCAAGTGACATCTGAAGCGAGCTTCGCCAATGATCTGGGCGCAGACTCTCTTGATACGGTGGAACTTGTGATGGCTCTTGAAGAAGAGTTTGACATCGAAATTCCAGATGAAGCTGCTGAAAGCATCGCTACGGTTGGTTCTGCGGTGAAGTATATCCAAGACAAAGCTGCTGCCTAG
- the fabF gene encoding beta-ketoacyl-ACP synthase II produces MTNLGSELKRVVVTGLGAITPIGNTQAEYWEGLVSGRNGIAPITLFDASNHDCRIAGEVKGFDPQEYMDRKEAKRMDRFAQLAVSASKQALADAGFVINDLNAEQVGVLIGTGIGGIKVMEDQQEIYLNRGPDRCSPFMVPMMIANMAAGLTAIHLGAKGPNNCTVTACAAGSNAIGDAFRLVQRGYAQAMICGGTEAAVTPLSVAGFAACKALSTRNDDPAHACRPFDRDRDGFVMGEGAGILILEELEYALSRGAKIYGEIVGYGMTCDAYHITSPVPGGAGASRAIQLALKDGGLTPDQISYINAHGTSTPANDSTETAAIKSALGEAAHKVLISSTKSMTGHLLGGSGGIEAVATVMAMANDRVPPTINLENPDPACDLDYVPNQSRAHQVEVALSNSFGFGGHNVTLAFRKYRA; encoded by the coding sequence ATGACAAATTTAGGTTCTGAACTGAAGCGGGTTGTAGTGACGGGTCTGGGAGCTATCACACCGATCGGCAATACCCAGGCAGAATACTGGGAAGGTTTGGTGAGCGGTCGTAATGGCATCGCTCCGATTACATTATTTGATGCCTCCAATCACGACTGTCGCATTGCTGGAGAGGTAAAAGGCTTCGATCCTCAAGAATATATGGATCGCAAGGAAGCTAAGCGGATGGATCGCTTCGCTCAATTGGCGGTTTCTGCCAGTAAACAAGCTCTCGCGGATGCTGGATTTGTCATTAATGATCTGAACGCAGAGCAGGTTGGGGTGCTGATTGGGACGGGCATCGGCGGGATCAAGGTGATGGAAGATCAGCAAGAGATCTACCTGAATCGGGGACCCGATCGCTGTAGCCCCTTCATGGTGCCGATGATGATTGCGAACATGGCAGCAGGCTTAACAGCAATTCACCTGGGCGCAAAGGGACCAAATAATTGTACTGTAACCGCTTGCGCGGCTGGCTCAAATGCGATCGGCGATGCCTTCCGGCTGGTGCAGCGAGGCTATGCTCAGGCGATGATCTGTGGTGGTACAGAAGCGGCAGTCACGCCCCTCTCGGTTGCTGGATTTGCTGCCTGCAAAGCCCTTTCGACCCGAAATGATGATCCGGCTCACGCCTGCCGTCCGTTTGACCGCGATCGGGATGGCTTTGTCATGGGTGAAGGCGCAGGCATTCTGATTCTGGAAGAGCTAGAGTATGCTCTGAGTCGGGGAGCCAAAATTTATGGCGAAATTGTTGGTTATGGCATGACCTGCGACGCTTATCATATTACTTCTCCGGTTCCCGGTGGGGCAGGCGCGTCTAGAGCAATTCAGCTCGCCCTGAAAGATGGAGGCTTAACGCCGGATCAAATCAGCTATATCAACGCGCACGGCACCAGTACGCCTGCAAACGATTCCACTGAAACGGCTGCCATTAAATCTGCTTTGGGTGAAGCAGCGCATAAAGTTCTGATTAGCTCCACTAAATCTATGACCGGACACCTGCTGGGTGGTTCTGGCGGCATTGAGGCAGTGGCAACCGTGATGGCAATGGCAAACGATCGCGTTCCGCCCACCATTAACCTAGAAAACCCTGATCCGGCTTGCGACCTTGACTATGTGCCCAATCAGAGCCGAGCGCATCAAGTAGAAGTGGCGCTGTCGAACTCCTTTGGATTTGGCGGACATAACGTGACGCTAGCGTTCCGGAAGTATCGCGCATAA